The following coding sequences are from one Halorubrum sp. BOL3-1 window:
- a CDS encoding phosphate-starvation-inducible PsiE family protein, with protein sequence MADSPVPDSSDDSPAPDAPDEPPSARRSGERVFDVTNRFIRGVELAAAALFALLFGVGVVDLAIQIVESVSTGAITDPNTVIGFIETGLLLLIIVEVYETVVAYIEQSNTRRIVRLVIYTGVIAMVRKVIIYRTSEYAAAEDALFAAVSYTIIILGLVALLYVERSVGYPLQE encoded by the coding sequence ATGGCAGATTCGCCTGTGCCCGACTCCTCGGACGACTCGCCCGCGCCCGACGCTCCAGACGAACCGCCCTCCGCCCGGAGGTCCGGCGAGCGCGTCTTCGACGTGACCAACCGATTCATCCGCGGTGTGGAGCTGGCCGCGGCGGCGCTCTTCGCGCTCCTGTTCGGGGTCGGCGTCGTCGACCTCGCGATCCAGATCGTTGAGTCGGTTTCCACGGGTGCGATCACCGACCCGAACACCGTCATCGGGTTCATCGAGACCGGACTGCTCCTCCTGATCATCGTCGAGGTGTACGAGACCGTCGTCGCCTACATCGAGCAGAGCAACACCCGGCGGATCGTCAGGCTGGTGATCTACACCGGCGTCATCGCGATGGTCCGGAAGGTGATCATCTACCGGACGTCCGAGTACGCCGCCGCCGAGGACGCGCTGTTCGCCGCGGTGTCGTACACAATCATTATCCTCGGACTGGTGGCGCTGCTATACGTCGAGCGCTCGGTCGGGTACCCGCTACAAGAGTGA
- a CDS encoding DUF420 domain-containing protein, which produces MSDWARENVSVLTAAASAVALALVFGAVGGVIPSSTLPRASDAVLAAIPHFNAAVSVTAIATILLGWRAIARGNVTRHRNFMATSFALFTAFLGAYLYRLIHVGTTEFPGPELVYTYLYLPFLAVHILLAIVCIPFVLHALLLAATRPFEDLYHTRHSQVGFVGAVLWLISFTMGIGVYLLLYQLY; this is translated from the coding sequence ATGTCCGACTGGGCCCGCGAGAACGTCTCCGTTCTGACCGCCGCCGCCTCCGCCGTCGCACTCGCGCTCGTATTCGGCGCGGTCGGCGGCGTCATTCCGAGTTCGACGCTGCCTCGCGCGAGCGACGCCGTCCTCGCCGCGATTCCACACTTCAACGCCGCCGTCTCCGTGACGGCCATCGCGACGATCCTGCTCGGCTGGCGGGCGATCGCCCGCGGGAACGTGACGCGTCACCGGAACTTCATGGCGACCTCGTTCGCCCTGTTCACCGCCTTTCTCGGCGCGTACCTCTACCGGCTGATCCACGTCGGCACCACGGAGTTTCCCGGCCCGGAACTCGTCTACACGTATCTCTACCTCCCGTTTCTCGCGGTCCACATCCTGCTCGCGATCGTCTGTATCCCGTTCGTCCTCCACGCGCTCCTGCTCGCGGCGACCCGGCCGTTCGAGGACCTCTATCACACGCGGCACTCGCAGGTCGGGTTCGTCGGCGCCGTCCTCTGGCTGATCTCCTTTACGATGGGGATCGGCGTGTACCTGCTGCTGTATCAGCTCTATTGA
- a CDS encoding biotin--[acetyl-CoA-carboxylase] ligase: protein MDTRRALLDALAADDGPVSGPALAESLGVSRAAVWKAVEALREEGFAVGSTPEGYVAPDDPGYSEPGIAFGLDAHHSVTYHERIASTNERARELAAEGATDVAVVADEQTGSRGRLDREWVAPSGGVWLSVLTRPDVPTVRAPLFTLAAAVATTDAARETGVDARIKWPNDVLVGGDADDSESGDAAGRGGRKLAGILTEMEGEADRIGWLVVGVGVNANIDPEALPEGATSLSAERGGPVDRRRFVATLLERFADLTGSPEALDRILPAWRERADTIGRRVRIDTGDGFVEGTAVDVAEPGALVVDTGEGRRRVHAGDCEHLRDAE, encoded by the coding sequence ATGGACACGCGTCGCGCGCTGCTCGACGCCCTCGCGGCCGACGACGGTCCCGTCTCCGGTCCCGCGCTCGCGGAGTCGCTCGGCGTCTCGCGGGCGGCCGTCTGGAAGGCCGTCGAGGCGCTTCGCGAGGAGGGGTTCGCGGTCGGATCGACGCCGGAGGGGTACGTCGCCCCTGACGATCCGGGGTACTCCGAGCCGGGTATCGCGTTCGGACTCGACGCCCACCACTCGGTGACGTATCACGAGCGGATCGCGTCGACTAACGAGCGCGCCCGCGAACTCGCGGCGGAGGGGGCGACCGACGTCGCCGTGGTCGCCGACGAGCAGACCGGGAGCCGGGGCCGCCTCGACCGCGAGTGGGTGGCGCCGAGCGGCGGCGTCTGGCTGTCGGTCCTGACGCGTCCCGACGTGCCGACGGTGCGGGCGCCGCTCTTCACCCTCGCGGCCGCGGTGGCGACGACCGACGCCGCCCGGGAGACCGGCGTTGACGCCCGGATCAAGTGGCCGAACGACGTGCTCGTCGGCGGCGACGCGGACGACTCGGAGAGCGGCGACGCCGCCGGCCGCGGCGGCCGCAAACTCGCCGGGATCCTCACCGAAATGGAGGGCGAGGCCGACCGGATCGGGTGGCTCGTCGTCGGCGTCGGCGTCAACGCCAACATCGACCCCGAGGCGCTGCCCGAGGGCGCGACGTCGCTGTCGGCCGAGCGCGGCGGCCCGGTCGACCGGCGGCGTTTCGTCGCGACGCTGCTCGAACGCTTCGCGGACCTGACCGGCTCGCCCGAGGCGCTCGATCGGATCCTTCCGGCGTGGCGCGAGCGAGCGGACACGATCGGTCGGCGCGTCCGGATCGACACCGGGGACGGGTTCGTGGAGGGCACCGCGGTCGACGTCGCGGAGCCGGGCGCGCTCGTGGTCGACACCGGGGAGGGACGGCGGCGCGTCCACGCGGGCGACTGCGAACACCTCCGAGACGCGGAGTAA
- the gatE gene encoding Glu-tRNA(Gln) amidotransferase subunit GatE — MSTDATPEYDHEALGLVAGLEIHQQLDTATKLFCDSPTVERDPDDADRSITRRLHPTKSELGELDDAAVEESRVDREFTYLGYDTTCLVEEDDEPPRRVDGEALSVALQIADLLDLSVVDQAHVMRKLVIDGSNTSGFQRSILLGQDGEVETESGTVSVVDLMLEEESAKRVEETDDGVVYSLDRLGVPLVEIGTGPDIRSPEGARQAAERIGMLLRSTGAVKRGLGTIRQDVNVSIADGARVEVKGVQDLQGIEDIVRGEVGRQAELLAIREELRERDASVGEVADATDVFTDTDSGVIRGALDSGGKVTAVPLYGFDGLVGREIQPDRRLGTELSDHAKRHGAGGIFHTDELPAYGVTEAEVGALRDAVDAGEGDAVAIVAADPETADLAIGAAAERAETAMEGVPEETRGANDDGTTRYLRPLPGAARMYPETDVPPVEPDPSDVETPELLDEKTERYAEAFGLDAGLAEQVAFGQRFPLFERAVERGVDPTFAASTLESTTTEIRRDGAPVENLTDDHFLDLFDLVEDGDLAKEGVPEVLATLADDPSLSATEAVEAAGLSGVSDDEVREAVVEVVERNADQIEAEGMGAFSGLMGEAMGALRGKADGEVVSDVLREEIGKRS; from the coding sequence ATGAGTACGGACGCGACCCCCGAGTACGACCACGAGGCGCTGGGGCTCGTCGCCGGGCTGGAGATCCACCAGCAGCTCGACACGGCGACGAAGCTGTTCTGCGACTCCCCGACCGTCGAGCGCGACCCGGACGACGCCGACCGTTCGATCACCCGCCGGCTCCACCCGACGAAGAGCGAGCTGGGCGAACTCGACGACGCGGCGGTAGAGGAGAGCCGCGTCGACCGCGAGTTCACCTACCTCGGGTACGACACCACCTGCCTGGTCGAGGAGGACGACGAGCCGCCGCGCCGCGTCGACGGCGAGGCGCTCTCCGTCGCGCTCCAGATCGCTGACCTGCTCGACCTCTCGGTCGTCGACCAGGCCCACGTCATGCGGAAGCTCGTCATCGACGGCTCGAACACTTCCGGGTTCCAGCGCTCGATCCTGCTCGGGCAGGACGGCGAGGTCGAGACGGAGTCGGGAACGGTGTCGGTCGTCGACCTCATGCTCGAAGAGGAGTCCGCGAAGCGCGTCGAAGAGACCGACGACGGCGTCGTCTACTCGCTCGATCGGCTGGGCGTCCCCCTCGTCGAGATCGGGACCGGACCGGACATCCGCAGCCCCGAGGGCGCCCGGCAGGCCGCGGAGCGCATCGGAATGCTGCTGCGCTCGACGGGCGCGGTCAAGCGCGGTCTCGGGACGATCCGCCAGGACGTGAACGTCTCCATCGCCGACGGCGCCCGCGTCGAGGTGAAGGGCGTTCAAGACCTCCAGGGGATCGAGGACATCGTCCGCGGCGAGGTCGGGCGACAGGCCGAGCTGCTCGCGATTCGTGAGGAGCTGCGCGAGCGCGACGCGAGCGTGGGCGAGGTCGCGGACGCGACCGACGTCTTCACCGACACCGACTCGGGCGTGATCCGCGGCGCGCTCGACTCCGGCGGGAAGGTGACTGCGGTCCCGCTCTACGGCTTCGACGGCCTCGTCGGCCGGGAGATCCAGCCGGACCGCCGGCTCGGCACGGAGCTCTCCGACCACGCGAAGCGCCACGGCGCGGGCGGTATCTTTCACACCGACGAGCTGCCGGCGTACGGCGTCACCGAGGCGGAGGTCGGTGCCCTCCGCGACGCGGTCGACGCGGGCGAGGGAGACGCGGTCGCTATCGTCGCGGCCGACCCCGAGACCGCCGACCTCGCGATCGGGGCCGCCGCCGAGCGCGCCGAGACCGCCATGGAGGGCGTTCCCGAGGAGACGCGCGGCGCGAACGACGACGGTACCACCCGCTACCTCCGGCCCCTGCCGGGCGCGGCGCGGATGTACCCCGAGACGGACGTGCCGCCGGTGGAGCCGGACCCCTCCGACGTGGAGACCCCGGAGCTGCTCGACGAGAAGACGGAGCGCTACGCCGAGGCGTTCGGTCTCGACGCCGGTCTCGCGGAGCAGGTCGCGTTCGGCCAGCGGTTCCCGCTGTTCGAGCGGGCGGTCGAACGCGGCGTCGACCCGACGTTCGCGGCGTCGACGTTGGAGTCGACGACGACGGAGATCCGGCGCGACGGCGCGCCCGTCGAGAACCTCACCGACGACCACTTCCTCGACCTGTTCGACCTCGTCGAGGACGGCGACCTCGCGAAGGAGGGCGTCCCGGAGGTGTTGGCGACGCTCGCGGACGACCCGTCGCTGTCGGCCACCGAGGCCGTCGAGGCGGCCGGGCTCTCGGGCGTGAGCGACGACGAGGTACGCGAGGCGGTCGTGGAGGTCGTCGAGCGCAACGCCGACCAGATCGAAGCGGAAGGAATGGGCGCCTTCTCCGGGCTGATGGGCGAAGCGATGGGAGCGCTCCGCGGGAAGGCGGACGGCGAGGTCGTCTCAGACGTGTTACGCGAGGAGATCGGCAAGCGGTCGTAG
- a CDS encoding Lrp/AsnC family transcriptional regulator, with the protein MDERDVRLLKAIADLGTGSPERLHEETEIPVSTIHYRLNNLREDGVIENDLYDFDHEALGLGVTVIVEVLASYEGPYEEFAEELLAVEGVTEAFFTMGETDFVVLARLSSSDTVERLVSDFEAIPEVERTNSTFTIATLRDESRAPATYDLDTLIAELTD; encoded by the coding sequence ATGGACGAACGCGACGTGCGGCTGTTGAAGGCCATCGCCGACCTCGGCACCGGCAGCCCAGAGCGCCTCCACGAGGAGACCGAGATTCCCGTGTCGACGATCCACTACCGGCTGAACAACTTACGGGAGGACGGCGTCATCGAGAACGACCTGTACGACTTCGACCACGAGGCGCTCGGACTCGGCGTCACCGTCATCGTCGAGGTGCTCGCGAGCTACGAGGGGCCCTACGAGGAGTTCGCCGAGGAGCTGCTCGCCGTCGAGGGCGTCACGGAGGCGTTCTTCACGATGGGCGAGACGGACTTCGTCGTCCTCGCGCGGCTCTCCTCGTCCGACACCGTCGAACGCCTCGTCAGCGACTTCGAGGCGATCCCGGAGGTCGAGCGCACGAACTCGACGTTCACTATCGCCACGCTACGCGACGAGTCGCGCGCGCCGGCGACGTACGACCTCGACACGCTTATCGCGGAGCTGACGGACTGA
- a CDS encoding DMT family transporter: protein MKLGKLLSTPEAIVAAFLLLATLWGTSFVAIEAGLGYFPPLLFAGVRFIIAGAVVLGYAAVTADRWLPRGRDEWLGVVIVGTFVIAAYHGLLYLGEIRISGAVAAVVVSLTPVLTAVFAAALLPTERLGPVEIGGFALGVVGVTVVADPTGAGLDSAAVVGVALAFAATVAFSLGAVLLRPLRTGLPIAALQGWAMVVGAGQLLVAAVALGESPAAIVWNQTSIASLAYLTLLSGVVAFLLYFALLDAVGPSQLHLVGYAEPVVAAVGSWAILGHLVDAEALIGFVAILAGFLALERREIVDYVGSDRLSG, encoded by the coding sequence ATGAAGCTCGGAAAACTCCTCTCTACTCCGGAAGCGATCGTCGCGGCGTTCCTCCTCCTCGCGACGCTGTGGGGCACCTCTTTCGTCGCCATCGAGGCCGGTCTCGGCTACTTCCCGCCGCTGCTCTTCGCCGGCGTCAGGTTCATTATCGCCGGTGCGGTCGTGCTCGGCTACGCCGCGGTCACCGCGGACCGGTGGCTCCCGCGGGGTCGAGACGAGTGGTTGGGGGTCGTCATCGTGGGCACCTTCGTGATCGCGGCGTACCACGGGCTCCTCTACCTCGGTGAGATCCGGATATCCGGCGCTGTCGCCGCGGTCGTCGTGAGCCTCACGCCGGTGTTGACGGCCGTCTTCGCGGCCGCGCTCCTCCCGACCGAGCGGCTCGGTCCCGTCGAGATCGGCGGGTTCGCGCTCGGCGTCGTCGGCGTAACGGTGGTCGCCGATCCGACCGGGGCCGGACTCGATAGCGCGGCCGTCGTCGGCGTCGCGCTCGCGTTCGCGGCCACGGTCGCCTTCTCGCTGGGCGCGGTGCTGTTGCGTCCGCTCCGCACCGGCCTGCCGATCGCCGCGCTCCAGGGGTGGGCGATGGTCGTCGGCGCGGGCCAACTGCTCGTCGCCGCCGTCGCGCTCGGTGAGTCCCCCGCCGCGATCGTCTGGAACCAGACGTCGATCGCGTCGCTCGCGTACCTGACGCTACTGTCCGGCGTCGTGGCGTTCCTCCTGTACTTTGCGCTGCTCGACGCCGTCGGCCCGTCGCAGCTCCACCTCGTCGGCTACGCGGAGCCGGTCGTCGCCGCGGTCGGCAGCTGGGCCATCTTGGGTCACCTCGTGGACGCCGAGGCGCTGATCGGGTTCGTCGCGATCCTCGCCGGCTTCCTCGCCTTGGAACGCCGGGAGATCGTCGACTACGTCGGTAGCGACCGACTGTCGGGATGA
- a CDS encoding 2Fe-2S iron-sulfur cluster-binding protein yields MTETAEGDATGEGDGETVPVVVVDGDDRVELDVEPGRNLRRVLLDAGLSPYAPATRRLNCGGRGLCATCGVRVREGPPADHWHDRLADRFGYPRLSCRIAVDRPMTVALVDKRVWGGRRSDPESDTGGSRER; encoded by the coding sequence ATGACCGAGACCGCCGAGGGCGACGCCACCGGTGAGGGAGACGGCGAGACGGTCCCGGTCGTCGTCGTCGACGGCGACGACCGGGTCGAACTCGACGTCGAACCGGGACGGAACCTCCGACGGGTCCTGCTCGACGCCGGGCTGTCGCCGTACGCGCCCGCGACGCGCCGACTCAACTGCGGCGGTCGGGGGCTGTGCGCCACCTGCGGCGTTCGCGTCCGGGAGGGACCGCCGGCCGACCACTGGCACGACCGCCTCGCCGACCGGTTCGGCTACCCGCGGCTCTCCTGTCGGATCGCGGTTGACCGCCCCATGACGGTCGCGCTCGTCGACAAGCGCGTGTGGGGCGGGCGGCGGTCGGACCCGGAGTCGGACACCGGGGGTTCACGCGAGAGGTAG
- a CDS encoding universal stress protein, with product MPLYDRILVPTDGSSEGELAVCHALDLAAVHGASVRAIYVVDTARYAGMPMETTWEGVGDLLYDDGEAALATVRELAADRDVDVETAVVEGSPSREIITDAEEADCDLVVMGTHGRGGIDRLLLGSVAEKVVRGSSVPVLTVRIGDDDGESATEAEPATETEPAATTPDAAEPDRAPSDATETG from the coding sequence ATGCCCCTATACGACCGGATTCTGGTTCCGACCGACGGCTCCTCGGAGGGGGAGCTGGCGGTGTGTCACGCGCTCGACCTCGCCGCGGTCCACGGGGCGTCGGTCCGCGCGATCTACGTGGTCGACACCGCGCGGTACGCGGGGATGCCGATGGAGACGACGTGGGAGGGCGTCGGCGACCTGCTGTACGACGACGGCGAGGCGGCGCTCGCGACGGTGCGAGAGCTGGCCGCCGACCGCGACGTCGATGTCGAGACGGCCGTCGTCGAGGGGTCTCCGAGCCGCGAGATCATCACGGACGCCGAGGAGGCGGACTGCGATCTCGTCGTGATGGGGACCCACGGCCGGGGCGGTATCGACCGGCTCCTCCTCGGGAGCGTCGCGGAGAAGGTCGTCCGCGGCTCGTCGGTTCCGGTGTTGACGGTCCGGATCGGTGACGACGACGGCGAGTCAGCGACCGAGGCCGAACCGGCGACCGAGACCGAACCGGCGGCTACGACCCCAGACGCAGCCGAGCCGGATCGGGCCCCCTCCGACGCCACCGAAACCGGATAG
- a CDS encoding redox-regulated ATPase YchF: MSYRIGLVGKPSVGKSTFFNAATMNDVPEGAYPFTTIDPTVGEAYVRVDCAAPEFDETCTPSVGVCREGTRFVPVKLVDVAGLVPGAHEGRGLGNQFLTDLNETDVLIHVVDFSGKTDIEGEATEGHDPREDIDFLEEELDAWYLDVLEKGLEKFETRYHGADAAIEAELADQMSAFGTDKDRMKRTILAQGLELDPETWDETDRIELAREIRKRTKPMVIAANKMDTPEAQTNWEEITTDPDYDHLSFVPASAHAEKALKNADDEGVVDYTPGSAHFDVVGDVSGEQAAGLDQISEFVDEYDGTGVQAALEAAVFDVLGCIAVFPGSANGSSDEKGVFRDCFILPEGSTTEDFAYHIHSDIGEGLLHGTDCRSGRQVGTDSELSHRDVIELISTKQAAP, encoded by the coding sequence ATGAGTTACCGGATCGGACTCGTCGGCAAACCCTCGGTGGGAAAGTCGACGTTCTTCAACGCCGCGACGATGAACGACGTGCCGGAGGGCGCGTACCCGTTCACCACCATCGACCCGACCGTCGGCGAGGCGTACGTCCGCGTCGACTGCGCCGCCCCCGAGTTCGACGAGACTTGTACGCCGAGCGTCGGCGTCTGCCGCGAGGGAACCCGGTTCGTTCCGGTGAAGCTCGTCGACGTCGCCGGTCTCGTCCCGGGCGCCCACGAGGGCCGCGGACTCGGCAACCAGTTCCTCACCGACCTCAACGAGACCGACGTGCTGATCCACGTCGTCGACTTCTCCGGGAAGACCGACATCGAGGGCGAGGCGACCGAGGGCCACGACCCGCGCGAGGACATCGACTTCCTAGAGGAGGAGCTCGACGCGTGGTACCTCGACGTGTTAGAGAAGGGCCTCGAGAAGTTCGAGACGCGCTACCACGGCGCCGACGCCGCGATCGAAGCGGAGCTCGCGGACCAGATGTCCGCGTTCGGCACGGATAAAGACCGGATGAAACGGACGATCCTCGCGCAGGGGCTCGAACTCGACCCCGAGACGTGGGACGAGACCGACAGGATCGAGTTGGCACGCGAGATCCGCAAGCGGACGAAGCCGATGGTGATCGCCGCGAACAAGATGGACACGCCCGAGGCACAGACCAACTGGGAGGAGATAACGACGGACCCCGACTACGACCACCTGTCTTTCGTCCCCGCCTCCGCCCACGCGGAGAAGGCGCTGAAGAACGCGGACGACGAGGGCGTCGTCGACTACACGCCCGGCTCCGCTCACTTCGACGTCGTCGGCGACGTCTCCGGCGAGCAGGCGGCGGGTCTCGACCAGATAAGCGAGTTCGTCGACGAGTACGACGGGACCGGCGTCCAGGCGGCGCTCGAAGCGGCGGTCTTCGACGTTTTGGGCTGTATCGCCGTCTTCCCCGGCTCCGCGAACGGGAGCAGTGACGAAAAAGGCGTCTTCCGCGACTGTTTCATCCTCCCCGAGGGGTCGACCACCGAGGATTTCGCGTACCACATCCACTCGGACATCGGCGAGGGACTCCTCCACGGCACCGACTGCCGGAGCGGCCGGCAGGTCGGGACCGACAGCGAACTCAGTCACCGGGACGTGATCGAACTGATCTCGACGAAGCAGGCGGCGCCCTGA